In a single window of the Nocardiopsis composta genome:
- a CDS encoding uracil-xanthine permease family protein translates to MTVQAERHPVDRYRPLHKMVLFGAQHVLVMAATPISSVFLISAACDLTPELTVDLLAAAFVLSGLGSILQSLGPWKIGARLPFVMLPGGAPVVLFAAIAQQHGLPTATGAVILTGLFYLVVLPLFARLIRFFPPLVIGTMIVVVGINLVKVGALLITGEPGTPEFGDPLALILGLSTIGFTVAFYRLFRGVLRQLAVMLGLVAGALLAAAIGAADFSGALDGGLLQAPRPLPFGAPEFSLLASLPLLLYSLASMAEATGQTVINSEAVGKEVDARRDAPKTIRGDAVISFTGGFFGLPLMVTSGENIGIVRVTGVRSRYVTVAAGVILVLIGFLAPVSRLVNAVPSAVVGGTAVLVFGVIVVLGVQMLGRAALDDHTTTFICAVAIALGLLPILVPGLYASLPPNARILMESGVAVSALTAALLNVLFRGPGGTPGPASAPAGPQTEKTGPDTATENHRT, encoded by the coding sequence GTGACCGTCCAAGCCGAGCGCCACCCCGTCGACCGCTACCGACCACTGCACAAAATGGTGCTCTTCGGAGCCCAGCACGTCCTGGTCATGGCGGCCACCCCGATCTCCAGCGTCTTCCTGATCAGCGCCGCCTGCGACCTGACCCCCGAACTCACCGTCGACCTGCTCGCCGCGGCCTTCGTGCTCTCCGGCCTCGGCTCGATCCTGCAGTCCCTGGGGCCGTGGAAGATCGGCGCCCGCCTGCCCTTCGTGATGCTCCCCGGCGGCGCCCCCGTCGTGCTGTTCGCCGCCATCGCCCAGCAGCACGGCCTGCCCACCGCCACCGGCGCCGTCATCCTCACCGGCCTGTTCTACCTGGTGGTCCTCCCGCTCTTCGCCCGGCTGATCCGGTTCTTCCCGCCCCTGGTCATCGGCACGATGATCGTCGTCGTCGGGATCAACCTGGTGAAGGTCGGCGCCCTGCTGATCACCGGCGAACCCGGCACCCCGGAGTTCGGCGACCCGCTCGCCCTGATCCTCGGGCTGTCCACCATCGGCTTCACCGTCGCCTTCTACCGGCTGTTCCGCGGGGTGCTGCGGCAGCTCGCCGTCATGCTCGGACTGGTCGCCGGCGCACTGCTCGCGGCCGCCATCGGCGCCGCCGACTTCTCCGGGGCGCTGGACGGCGGCCTGCTCCAGGCGCCCCGCCCGCTGCCCTTCGGCGCCCCCGAGTTCAGCCTGCTCGCCTCGCTCCCGCTGCTCCTGTACAGCCTGGCCTCGATGGCCGAGGCCACCGGGCAGACGGTGATCAACAGCGAGGCCGTCGGCAAGGAGGTCGACGCCCGCCGCGACGCCCCCAAGACGATCCGCGGCGACGCGGTCATCTCCTTCACCGGCGGCTTCTTCGGCCTGCCGCTCATGGTCACCAGCGGCGAGAACATCGGCATCGTCCGGGTCACCGGGGTGCGCAGCCGCTACGTCACCGTCGCCGCCGGCGTGATCCTGGTGCTGATCGGCTTCCTCGCCCCGGTCAGCCGGCTGGTCAACGCCGTCCCCTCGGCCGTGGTCGGCGGCACCGCGGTGCTGGTCTTCGGCGTGATCGTGGTGCTCGGCGTGCAGATGCTCGGCCGCGCCGCACTCGACGACCACACCACCACCTTCATCTGCGCCGTGGCCATCGCCCTGGGCCTGCTGCCCATCCTCGTCCCCGGGCTCTACGCCTCCCTCCCGCCCAACGCCCGCATCCTCATGGAGAGCGGCGTCGCCGTCAGCGCACTGACCGCCGCCCTGCTCAACGTCCTGTTCCGCGGCCCCGGCGGTACCCCGGGCCCGGCCTCCGCACCGGCCGGCCCCCAGACCGAGAAGACCGGTCCCGACACCGCGACCGAGAACCACCGCACCTGA
- the rdgB gene encoding RdgB/HAM1 family non-canonical purine NTP pyrophosphatase yields the protein MSVLRLVLATHNAKKVPEMQAVLVEAGVDAEVADLAGYPDAPKVAETEPTFAGNALLKARAIAAHTGLPSVADDSGLRVDELNGMPGVLSARWSGRFGAVSGDVDAANLDLVLDQLADTPEERRGAEFVSAAALVLPDGREEVFEGVMRGRLLRERRGSNGFGYDPIFVPEGEERSTAEMSPAEKNAISHRGKAFRLLAAHLRGLG from the coding sequence ATGAGCGTGCTGCGACTGGTCCTGGCCACGCACAACGCCAAGAAGGTCCCGGAGATGCAGGCGGTCCTGGTGGAGGCCGGGGTCGACGCCGAAGTGGCCGACCTGGCCGGTTACCCGGACGCGCCCAAGGTCGCCGAGACCGAGCCGACCTTCGCCGGGAACGCTCTGCTGAAGGCGCGGGCGATCGCCGCGCACACCGGGCTGCCGTCGGTCGCCGACGACTCCGGGCTGCGGGTGGACGAGCTCAACGGCATGCCCGGGGTGCTCTCTGCGCGCTGGTCCGGCCGGTTCGGCGCGGTCTCCGGCGACGTCGACGCGGCCAACCTCGACCTGGTCCTGGACCAGCTGGCCGACACCCCGGAGGAGCGGCGCGGCGCGGAGTTCGTCTCCGCCGCGGCGCTGGTCCTGCCGGACGGCCGGGAGGAGGTCTTCGAGGGCGTGATGCGCGGCCGGCTGCTCCGCGAGCGGCGCGGCTCCAACGGCTTCGGCTACGACCCGATCTTCGTCCCGGAGGGCGAGGAGCGCAGCACCGCGGAGATGAGCCCGGCGGAGAAGAACGCGATCAGCCACCGGGGCAAGGCGTTCCGGCTCCTCGCCGCGCACCTGCGCGGACTCGGCTGA
- the rph gene encoding ribonuclease PH: protein MARPDGRAPNQLRPVTITRDWLRHAEGSALIEFGDTRVLCAATVEDGVPRWRRGTGEGWVTAEYAMLPRSTDTRSSRESVKGKIGGRTHEISRLVGRSLRAVVDFKAMGEHTITLDCDVLQADGGTRTAAITGAYVALADAVKYLRKKRNLKNNPLTGSVAAISVGVVQGQPRLDLNYLEDSVAQTDMNVVATGDGRFVEVQGTAEGAPFDRKELDSLLDLALGGCTELTELQKKALAG, encoded by the coding sequence ATGGCCCGACCTGACGGACGCGCTCCGAACCAACTCCGCCCCGTGACCATCACCCGCGACTGGCTCCGCCACGCCGAGGGGTCCGCGCTCATCGAATTCGGCGACACCCGCGTGCTGTGCGCGGCCACCGTCGAGGACGGCGTCCCGCGCTGGCGCCGCGGCACCGGCGAGGGCTGGGTGACCGCCGAGTACGCGATGCTGCCGCGCTCCACCGACACCCGCAGCTCCCGGGAGTCGGTCAAGGGCAAGATCGGCGGGCGCACCCACGAGATCTCCCGCCTGGTGGGCCGGTCGCTGCGCGCCGTGGTCGACTTCAAGGCGATGGGGGAGCACACCATCACCCTCGACTGCGACGTGCTCCAGGCCGACGGGGGCACCCGGACCGCGGCCATCACCGGCGCCTACGTGGCACTGGCCGACGCGGTCAAGTACCTGCGCAAGAAGCGCAACCTGAAGAACAACCCGCTCACCGGGTCGGTCGCCGCGATCAGCGTCGGCGTGGTGCAGGGCCAGCCCCGGCTCGACCTGAACTACCTGGAGGACTCGGTCGCCCAGACCGACATGAACGTCGTGGCCACCGGGGACGGCCGGTTCGTCGAGGTGCAGGGCACCGCCGAGGGGGCGCCCTTCGACCGCAAGGAGCTGGACAGCCTGCTCGACCTCGCGCTGGGCGGCTGCACCGAGCTGACCGAGCTGCAGAAGAAGGCGCTGGCCGGATGA
- a CDS encoding DUF7144 family membrane protein, whose amino-acid sequence MRMDMRNAHGWQVFTATMMLVLGVANLVQGIVGMGRSAFYAVAESGLLMFNFAFWGTVLTVWGLLMLACGIALMTGAMWARTASVLVLAINLVAQFAFLMAFPHWSLALLAADVLVIYGLTVGWHASAPGGAADEAAGEAAAYGAGREAAHAKPEATRAPQQGRHEQPMG is encoded by the coding sequence ATGAGGATGGACATGCGCAACGCGCACGGATGGCAGGTCTTCACCGCGACGATGATGCTCGTCCTCGGCGTCGCCAACCTCGTCCAGGGGATCGTCGGGATGGGCCGCTCCGCCTTCTACGCGGTGGCCGAGAGCGGGCTCCTCATGTTCAACTTCGCCTTCTGGGGCACCGTCCTCACGGTGTGGGGTCTGCTGATGCTCGCCTGCGGCATCGCGCTGATGACCGGGGCGATGTGGGCGCGGACCGCGAGCGTGCTGGTGCTGGCGATCAACCTGGTCGCCCAGTTCGCCTTCCTGATGGCCTTCCCGCACTGGTCGCTGGCGCTGCTCGCCGCAGACGTGCTGGTCATCTACGGCCTGACGGTCGGCTGGCACGCCTCGGCGCCCGGGGGAGCGGCCGACGAGGCGGCCGGTGAAGCGGCGGCCTACGGCGCGGGGCGCGAGGCGGCGCACGCCAAGCCGGAGGCGACGCGGGCCCCGCAGCAGGGCCGGCACGAGCAGCCGATGGGCTGA
- a CDS encoding MBL fold metallo-hydrolase: protein MRLTIIGSSGSFPGPASPASCYLVEADGFRMLLDLGNGALGALQNYTDIYAIDAVYLSHLHADHCFDLCSYWVARTYPQGGRKPRIPVYGPPGVADRMAEAYGLAPDPGMRETFDFHELAPGSRDIGPFSVRTARVNHPVDAFGLRLEHNGSTLTYSGDTAACEQLVDLASDTDLFLCEASFHDHHDNPKDVHLTGREAGEHAERARARRLVLTHLVPWNDDETTLREAHTAYSGPVELARPGAVYRIGAEALAQSPA, encoded by the coding sequence GTGCGACTCACCATCATCGGCTCCTCCGGGAGCTTTCCCGGTCCCGCAAGCCCCGCCTCCTGCTACCTGGTCGAGGCGGACGGGTTCCGCATGCTCCTCGACCTCGGCAACGGTGCGCTGGGTGCCCTGCAGAACTACACCGACATCTACGCGATCGACGCGGTCTACCTCAGCCACCTGCACGCCGACCACTGCTTCGACCTCTGCTCCTACTGGGTGGCCCGCACCTACCCGCAGGGCGGCCGCAAGCCCCGCATCCCGGTCTACGGCCCGCCCGGCGTCGCCGACCGGATGGCCGAGGCCTACGGGCTCGCCCCCGACCCCGGCATGCGGGAGACCTTCGACTTCCACGAGCTCGCCCCGGGAAGCCGGGACATCGGCCCGTTCTCGGTGCGCACCGCCCGGGTCAACCACCCCGTCGACGCCTTCGGCCTCCGCCTGGAGCACAACGGCTCCACCCTGACCTACAGCGGTGACACCGCCGCCTGCGAGCAGCTGGTCGACCTGGCCTCCGACACCGACCTGTTCCTGTGCGAGGCGTCCTTCCACGACCACCACGACAACCCCAAGGACGTCCACCTGACCGGCCGGGAGGCCGGCGAGCACGCGGAGCGCGCCCGCGCCCGGCGCCTGGTCCTCACCCACCTGGTGCCGTGGAACGACGACGAGACCACGCTGCGCGAGGCGCACACGGCCTACTCCGGTCCGGTCGAGCTGGCCCGCCCGGGGGCGGTCTACCGGATCGGCGCCGAGGCGCTGGCTCAGTCCCCGGCCTGA
- a CDS encoding thioesterase family protein, producing the protein MTRFESATEIRALPEAGRYAADLDPGYLIGTAMNGGYLMAVMQRAALAEAAHPHPVSSSYNFLRPAVAGPAEIEAVPLKSGRTVDTVRATLLQDGKPLVTGHIAAAGLESDAEPAYEAAPPELPPLDRCRPYDPRRGRVGDGFLGRVDQFYTERTWRRLRGQDPEPVPELIGYLRPSEQDGGAPADPAAFLPIAVDALPPVVTVFDSWRWAPTVELTWHMRALPAPGPLAFRATCQAVGGGWFDENVELWDVKGRLVAQSRQMARNGC; encoded by the coding sequence ATGACGCGCTTCGAGTCCGCCACCGAGATCCGCGCCCTGCCCGAGGCCGGCCGCTACGCCGCCGACCTCGACCCCGGATACCTGATCGGCACCGCGATGAACGGCGGCTACCTGATGGCCGTCATGCAGCGGGCCGCGCTGGCCGAGGCGGCCCACCCGCACCCGGTCTCCTCCTCCTACAACTTCCTGCGCCCCGCGGTCGCCGGGCCGGCCGAGATCGAGGCGGTCCCGCTGAAGAGCGGCCGGACCGTGGACACCGTCCGCGCCACCCTGCTCCAGGACGGCAAGCCGCTGGTGACCGGGCACATCGCCGCGGCGGGGCTGGAATCCGACGCCGAGCCGGCGTATGAGGCCGCGCCCCCGGAGCTGCCGCCGCTGGACCGGTGCCGCCCCTACGACCCGCGGCGCGGCCGGGTCGGCGACGGCTTCCTCGGGCGGGTCGACCAGTTCTACACCGAGCGGACCTGGCGGCGGCTGCGCGGCCAGGACCCCGAGCCGGTCCCCGAACTCATCGGATACCTGCGCCCCAGCGAGCAGGACGGCGGCGCCCCCGCCGACCCCGCGGCCTTCCTGCCGATCGCGGTGGACGCCCTGCCCCCGGTGGTGACGGTCTTCGACTCCTGGCGCTGGGCGCCCACGGTCGAGCTCACCTGGCACATGCGCGCGCTGCCCGCACCCGGCCCGCTGGCCTTCCGGGCGACCTGCCAGGCGGTGGGCGGCGGCTGGTTCGACGAGAACGTGGAGTTGTGGGATGTGAAGGGCCGGCTGGTCGCCCAGTCCCGGCAAATGGCGCGAAATGGCTGTTGA
- a CDS encoding PLP-dependent cysteine synthase family protein, with protein sequence MRYDSLLDSLGGTPLVGLPALSPSPEVRLWAKLEDRNPTGSIKDRAAFYMVEQAEKDGLLTPGRTILEPTSGNTGISLAMVAKLRGYRMVCVMPENTSEERRQLLRMWGAEIHSSPAAGGSNEAVRVAKAMAAEHPDWVMLYQYGNPANARAHYETTGPELLADLPEITHFVAGLGTTGTLMGVGRYLREQRPDVKIVAAEPRYGELVYGLRNLDEGFVPELYDADVLTTRFSVPSDAALRRTRQLLEKEGIFAGISTGGALHAALGMAAKAVKAGERADIALVIADGGWKYLSTGAYEGTLEEAEERLDGQLWA encoded by the coding sequence ATGCGCTACGACTCGCTCCTCGACTCGCTGGGCGGCACGCCCCTGGTGGGGCTGCCCGCCCTCTCTCCCTCGCCCGAGGTCCGCCTCTGGGCCAAGCTGGAGGACCGCAACCCCACCGGGTCGATCAAGGACCGCGCCGCCTTCTACATGGTCGAGCAGGCGGAGAAGGACGGGCTGCTCACCCCGGGCCGCACCATCCTGGAGCCGACCTCCGGCAACACCGGCATCTCCCTGGCCATGGTCGCCAAGCTGCGCGGCTACCGGATGGTCTGCGTGATGCCGGAGAACACCTCCGAGGAGCGCCGCCAGCTGCTGCGGATGTGGGGGGCGGAGATCCACTCCTCGCCCGCCGCGGGCGGGTCCAACGAGGCGGTCCGGGTGGCCAAGGCGATGGCCGCGGAGCACCCCGACTGGGTGATGCTGTACCAGTACGGCAACCCGGCCAACGCCCGCGCGCACTACGAGACCACCGGCCCCGAGCTCCTCGCCGACCTGCCGGAGATCACCCACTTCGTCGCCGGCCTGGGCACCACCGGAACCCTGATGGGCGTCGGCCGCTACCTGCGCGAGCAGCGCCCGGACGTGAAGATCGTCGCGGCCGAGCCGCGCTACGGCGAGCTGGTCTACGGGCTGCGCAACCTGGACGAGGGCTTCGTCCCCGAGCTGTACGACGCCGATGTGCTCACCACCCGGTTCTCGGTGCCCTCCGACGCCGCGCTGCGGCGCACCCGGCAGCTGCTGGAGAAGGAGGGCATCTTCGCCGGCATCTCCACCGGCGGCGCGCTGCACGCCGCCCTGGGCATGGCGGCCAAGGCGGTGAAGGCCGGCGAGCGCGCCGACATCGCCCTGGTCATCGCGGACGGCGGGTGGAAGTACCTGTCCACCGGTGCCTACGAGGGCACCCTCGAAGAGGCCGAGGAACGGCTCGACGGCCAGCTGTGGGCCTGA
- a CDS encoding MoaD/ThiS family protein yields MATEVRIPTIMRNLTDGAKAVEGSGSTLGELIDDLDSRHPGLGAKLVDGGKLRRFVNVYLNDEDVRFLGGIEAPVADGDTVTVLPAVAGGMR; encoded by the coding sequence ATGGCCACCGAGGTCCGCATCCCCACCATCATGCGCAATCTGACCGATGGCGCCAAGGCAGTCGAGGGGTCCGGCTCCACCCTCGGCGAGCTCATCGACGACCTGGACAGCCGCCACCCCGGCCTGGGCGCGAAGCTGGTCGACGGCGGCAAGCTGCGCCGGTTCGTCAACGTGTACCTGAACGACGAGGACGTGCGCTTCCTCGGCGGCATCGAGGCCCCGGTGGCCGACGGCGACACGGTCACCGTGCTGCCCGCCGTCGCCGGCGGCATGCGCTAG
- a CDS encoding Mov34/MPN/PAD-1 family protein, which yields MLRINREIRDRIVAHARRDHPDEACGIVAGPLGSDRPERFVEMANAERSPTFYRFDSLEQLKVWREMDDRDEEPVVIYHSHTATEAYPSRTDISYASEPNAHYVLVSTRDPEAGPDAIEFRSFRILDGEVAEEPVEVVDAY from the coding sequence ATGCTGAGGATCAACCGCGAGATCCGCGACCGGATCGTGGCGCACGCCCGCCGCGACCACCCCGACGAGGCCTGCGGCATCGTCGCCGGCCCGCTGGGCTCCGACCGCCCCGAGCGGTTCGTCGAGATGGCCAACGCGGAGCGCTCGCCGACCTTCTACCGCTTCGACTCCCTGGAGCAGCTCAAAGTCTGGCGGGAGATGGACGACCGGGACGAGGAGCCGGTGGTCATCTACCACTCGCACACCGCCACCGAGGCATACCCCTCGCGCACCGACATCTCCTACGCCTCCGAGCCCAACGCGCACTACGTGCTGGTCTCCACCCGCGACCCGGAGGCGGGCCCGGACGCCATCGAGTTCCGGTCCTTCCGCATCCTCGACGGGGAGGTCGCCGAGGAACCGGTCGAGGTCGTCGACGCGTACTGA
- a CDS encoding DUF2017 domain-containing protein — protein sequence MTSGFRAVRGGVRIRLDADEAAVLHSMASLVLELVGPAEDGGGAEGGTDSLEAMVGISGNAEKPEDPVLARLLPDAYTEDGDAEAAADFRRYTEGDLRRHKRENAETMAAGLASLPPGGGELVLDLGDAHAWLKALNDVRLALGTRLDVAEVDGETRVRVEDASDQAAAHIYDWLGGVQETLVQALMGARRR from the coding sequence ATGACGAGCGGTTTCCGAGCCGTCCGCGGCGGCGTGCGCATCCGGCTGGACGCGGACGAGGCGGCGGTGCTGCACTCGATGGCCTCCCTGGTGCTGGAGCTGGTGGGCCCGGCCGAGGACGGCGGGGGCGCCGAGGGCGGAACCGACTCGCTGGAGGCGATGGTCGGCATCTCCGGCAACGCGGAGAAGCCGGAGGACCCGGTGCTGGCCCGGCTGCTCCCGGACGCCTACACCGAGGACGGCGACGCCGAGGCCGCCGCCGACTTCCGCCGCTACACCGAGGGCGACCTGCGCCGGCACAAGCGGGAGAACGCCGAGACGATGGCGGCCGGGCTGGCCTCGCTGCCGCCCGGCGGCGGCGAGCTGGTGCTGGACCTCGGGGACGCGCACGCCTGGCTGAAGGCGCTCAACGACGTCCGGCTGGCGCTGGGCACCCGGCTGGACGTGGCCGAGGTGGACGGCGAGACCCGGGTGCGCGTGGAGGACGCCTCCGACCAGGCCGCCGCGCACATCTACGACTGGCTCGGCGGTGTGCAGGAGACCCTGGTCCAGGCGCTGATGGGCGCCCGGCGGCGCTAG
- the clpS gene encoding ATP-dependent Clp protease adapter ClpS, whose translation MPTAPAPVELERPETREDVRPDVPWVTIVWNDPVNLMSYVTYVFQTVFGYSKRKAHKLMLDVHHKGRAVVSSGTREEMERDVNILHQYGLWATLKRDT comes from the coding sequence ATGCCGACGGCACCGGCACCGGTCGAGCTCGAACGGCCGGAGACCCGGGAGGACGTCCGGCCCGACGTGCCCTGGGTCACGATCGTCTGGAACGACCCGGTCAACCTGATGTCGTACGTGACCTACGTGTTCCAGACCGTCTTCGGCTACTCCAAGCGCAAGGCGCACAAGCTGATGCTGGACGTGCACCACAAGGGCCGCGCGGTGGTCTCCAGCGGAACCCGCGAGGAGATGGAGCGCGACGTGAACATCCTGCACCAGTACGGGCTGTGGGCGACCTTGAAGCGGGACACCTGA
- a CDS encoding nicotinate phosphoribosyltransferase encodes MTDHTTGGASSALLTDHYELTMLEGALRSGAAHRRTVFEMFARRLPEGRRYGVVAGTGRFLDALRDFRFGTEELDYLADARVVDEATLDWLADYRFTGDAWGYGEGECYFPGSPILVVEGSFAEAVVLETVALSIYNHDTAIASAASRMTTAAHGRPLIEMGSRRTHEEAAVASARAAYISGFATTSNLAAGHRYGVPTAGTSAHAFILVHDNERHAFRSQLEALGSGTTLLVDTFDVERAVQAAVELGGTGLGGVRIDSGDLAPTAARVREQLDRLGATGTRIVVTGDLDEYAIQALAIAPVDGYGVGTSLVTGSGAPTASLVYKLVARSHGADPAAPLEPVAKRSVGKPSKGGRKWAARAFDEAGTATAEVVFDHEPPQRPFTRPLLRRLVDGGEIVGTEPLAAARERHARSVAELPAAAQQMSRGEPALPTRFEQRVGV; translated from the coding sequence ATGACGGACCACACCACCGGTGGCGCGAGCAGCGCGCTCCTCACCGACCACTACGAGCTCACCATGCTGGAGGGCGCGCTGCGCAGCGGAGCCGCGCACCGGCGCACCGTCTTCGAGATGTTCGCCCGCCGCCTGCCCGAGGGCCGCCGCTACGGCGTCGTCGCCGGGACCGGGCGGTTCCTGGACGCACTGCGCGACTTCCGGTTCGGCACCGAGGAGCTCGACTACCTGGCCGACGCCCGGGTGGTCGACGAGGCCACCCTGGACTGGCTGGCCGACTACCGGTTCACCGGGGACGCCTGGGGCTACGGCGAGGGCGAGTGCTACTTCCCCGGCTCGCCGATCCTGGTGGTGGAGGGCTCCTTCGCCGAGGCCGTGGTGCTGGAGACGGTGGCGCTGTCCATCTACAACCACGACACCGCGATCGCCTCGGCGGCCTCCCGGATGACCACCGCCGCGCACGGCCGGCCGCTGATCGAGATGGGCTCCAGGCGCACCCACGAGGAGGCCGCGGTGGCCTCCGCCCGCGCCGCCTACATCTCCGGCTTCGCCACCACCTCCAACCTGGCCGCCGGGCACCGCTACGGGGTGCCCACCGCCGGCACCAGCGCGCACGCCTTCATCCTGGTGCACGACAACGAGCGGCACGCGTTCCGCTCCCAGCTGGAGGCGCTGGGCTCCGGCACCACGCTGCTGGTGGACACCTTCGACGTGGAGCGGGCGGTGCAGGCCGCGGTGGAGCTGGGCGGCACCGGGCTGGGCGGGGTGCGCATCGACTCCGGCGACCTGGCGCCGACCGCGGCGCGGGTCCGCGAGCAGCTGGACCGGCTCGGCGCCACCGGCACCCGCATCGTGGTCACCGGCGACCTGGACGAGTACGCCATCCAGGCGCTGGCGATCGCGCCGGTGGACGGCTACGGGGTGGGCACCTCGCTGGTCACCGGGTCGGGGGCGCCCACCGCCTCGCTGGTGTACAAGCTGGTGGCCCGCTCGCACGGCGCCGACCCGGCGGCGCCGCTGGAGCCGGTGGCCAAGCGGTCCGTGGGCAAGCCCAGCAAGGGCGGGCGCAAGTGGGCCGCGCGCGCCTTCGACGAGGCCGGCACGGCCACCGCCGAGGTCGTCTTCGACCACGAGCCCCCGCAGCGCCCGTTCACCCGGCCGCTGCTGCGCCGGCTGGTCGACGGCGGCGAGATCGTCGGCACCGAGCCGCTGGCCGCCGCCCGCGAGCGGCACGCCCGCTCGGTGGCCGAGCTGCCGGCCGCCGCCCAGCAGATGTCCAGGGGCGAACCCGCCCTGCCGACCCGCTTCGAGCAGCGCGTCGGCGTCTGA
- a CDS encoding isochorismatase family protein — MKALIVVDLQNDFCEGGSLGVRGGADTARAVSAFLAEHRGDYDRVVATRDHHIDPGDHFSDEPDYTDSWPPHCVAGTPGAAFHPGFDASAAEEVFSKGAYTAAYSGFEGSSESGESLEEWLRARGVTEVDVVGIATDHCVRATAEDAAAAGFATRVLLGLTAGVSRETTDAALRRLAERGVALEGAPVVAA, encoded by the coding sequence GTGAAGGCGCTGATCGTCGTGGACCTGCAGAACGACTTCTGCGAGGGGGGCAGCCTCGGGGTGCGGGGCGGTGCGGACACCGCGCGCGCCGTCTCCGCGTTCCTCGCCGAGCACCGGGGCGACTACGACCGGGTGGTGGCCACCCGCGACCACCACATCGACCCGGGCGACCACTTCTCCGACGAGCCCGACTACACCGACAGCTGGCCGCCGCACTGCGTGGCGGGCACCCCGGGGGCCGCGTTCCACCCGGGCTTCGACGCCTCCGCCGCCGAGGAAGTGTTCAGCAAGGGCGCCTACACCGCGGCCTACAGCGGCTTCGAGGGCTCCTCCGAGAGCGGGGAGAGCCTGGAGGAGTGGCTGCGCGCCCGCGGCGTGACCGAGGTGGACGTGGTGGGCATCGCCACCGACCACTGCGTCCGGGCGACCGCGGAGGACGCCGCCGCGGCGGGCTTCGCCACCCGGGTGCTGCTCGGCCTGACCGCCGGGGTGTCCCGGGAGACCACCGACGCCGCCCTGCGCAGGCTGGCCGAGCGGGGCGTCGCCCTGGAGGGGGCCCCGGTCGTCGCGGCCTGA
- a CDS encoding tryptophan--tRNA ligase produces the protein MAATKTYLTGIQTSGMPHLGNYVGAIKPALEAAESNDTLYFLADYHALNSVKDPEKLRHDVRSVAATWLACGLDPERTLLYRQSAIPEVFELATILSSVTAKGLMNRAHAYKAARDRNAEAGVEDLDAGVNMGLFNYPVLMAADILVMAADVVPVGRDQRQHIEYTADIAGSFNHIYGSSYAFPIPRGAYPEGEGSMLPGIDGRKMSKSYDNHIPLFLPAGRLKKLVRRIPTDSTPVEAPKDPDSSAVFQLLSHFADEERTAAARKRLEQGGMGWGELKNELFEVLDATFGPMRERYDALMEPGSELDGILADGAARARERARATLARVRSAIGIA, from the coding sequence ATGGCAGCGACCAAGACCTACCTGACCGGCATCCAGACGTCCGGCATGCCGCACCTCGGCAACTACGTCGGCGCGATCAAACCCGCCCTGGAGGCGGCGGAGAGCAACGACACGCTGTACTTCCTCGCCGACTACCACGCGCTCAACTCGGTCAAGGACCCGGAGAAGCTCCGCCACGACGTCCGGTCGGTCGCCGCCACGTGGCTCGCCTGCGGCCTCGACCCCGAGCGCACCCTGCTCTACCGGCAGTCGGCGATCCCCGAGGTCTTCGAGCTGGCCACCATCCTGTCCTCGGTCACCGCCAAGGGCCTGATGAACCGGGCGCACGCCTACAAGGCCGCCCGGGACCGCAACGCCGAGGCCGGGGTGGAGGACCTGGACGCCGGGGTCAACATGGGGCTGTTCAACTACCCCGTCCTGATGGCCGCCGACATCCTGGTGATGGCCGCCGACGTGGTCCCGGTCGGCCGGGACCAGCGCCAGCACATCGAGTACACCGCCGACATCGCGGGCTCGTTCAACCACATCTACGGCTCGTCCTACGCCTTCCCGATCCCGCGGGGCGCCTACCCCGAAGGGGAGGGCAGCATGCTCCCCGGGATCGACGGCCGCAAGATGAGCAAGTCCTACGACAACCACATCCCGCTGTTCCTGCCGGCCGGCAGGCTGAAGAAGCTGGTCCGGCGGATCCCCACCGACTCCACCCCGGTCGAGGCGCCCAAGGACCCGGACTCCTCCGCGGTCTTCCAGCTGCTGTCGCACTTCGCCGACGAGGAGCGCACCGCCGCCGCCCGCAAGCGCCTGGAGCAGGGCGGCATGGGCTGGGGCGAGCTGAAGAACGAGCTGTTCGAGGTGTTGGACGCGACCTTCGGCCCGATGCGCGAGCGCTACGACGCGCTGATGGAGCCCGGCAGCGAGCTGGACGGCATCCTCGCCGACGGCGCCGCCCGCGCCCGCGAGCGCGCCCGGGCCACCCTGGCCCGGGTCCGCTCGGCCATCGGCATCGCCTGA